A window of Vulpes lagopus strain Blue_001 chromosome 21, ASM1834538v1, whole genome shotgun sequence contains these coding sequences:
- the SCAF11 gene encoding protein SCAF11 isoform X3, with protein MRKKVVKEDLLSAKLNGLKMTHRNSSHSEMEGKKNGTLKINKPQRANQCTSQCFRNFFSNMFSSSNHTGESSFTCRTYCTELGEVSEMSALIRQKRQELELSWFPHMSPGAGRIGFIPWNIETQVLPLISPVLPRTIFPTSTISLENLGTSCKGYALAHTQEGEEKKQTSGTSNTRGTRRKPAATTPTRRSTRNVRAEAAGQSQRSPVSNNSGCDAPDNSSPSVSIPSSAASEKQTRQAPKRKSVRRGRKPPLLKKKLRSSIPPPEKSSSSDSVDEETAESDTPPVIEKEHQSDVESGNSCTVQASVENVSADNLKSCNEQVEESEEHTENHDPEEAVESSYSESHTQDPPELVEEEEETQKVENTSIEANVLCLVSETPENISGKGGDLLENQDQTSGPSESEVKADKCTDDHSNDFLTCSGSEIELHEPVPSLGEFPENAVSVVNEEKVMENPVVEVIDHKDSIVKTEQLVDSPTLESSESKIIQTADKKSIESSEVQLLGHVETEDVEITTACDTSENENFNSMQDSRSNLLQNNLNTKLDKCSGEKTESPNEHSRSAELPHTHIEQIQKHFNEDNNEMIPMECDSFCSDQNESEIEPSVNADTKQLNENSVEQSSQNNMLSSDPANEKVETVSQPSESPVDVIEKVKKPRTRRSRFHSPSTTWSPNKDTAREKKRSQSPSPKRETGKESRKSQSPSPKKESSRGRRKSRSQSPKQDIVRERRRSQSRSPKRDSMREGKRSVSLSPKRDTSRENRRSQSRVKDSSPREKSRSRSRERESDRDGSRRDRDRERRTRRWSRSRSRSRSPSRSRTKIKSSSFGRNDRDTYSPRWKERWANDGWRCPRGNDRYRKNDPEKQNENTRKEKNDISSDAADDPNSADKHRNDCPSWVTEKINSGPDPRTRNPEKLKDSHWEENRNENSGNSWNKNFGSGWMSNRGRGNRGRGTYRGGFAYTDQNENRWQNRKPLSGNSNSSGNESFKFVEQQPYKRKNEQEFSFDTPADRSGWTSASSWAVRKTLPADVQNYYSRRGRNSSGPQSGWMRQEEETTEQDSNLKDQTNQHGDGSQLPINMMQPQMNVMQQQMNAQQQPMNIFPYPVGVHAPLMNIQRNPFNIHPQLPLHLHTGVPLMQVAAPTSVSQGLPPPPPPPPPSQQVSYIASQPDGKQLQGIPSASHVSSNMSTPVLPAPTAAPGNLGTVQGPSSGNTSSSSHSKSSNAAVKLTESKVSVTVEASADSSKTDKKLQIQEKAAQEVKLAIKPFYQNKDITKEEYKEIVRKAVDKVCHSKSGEVNSTKVANLVKAYVDKYKYSRKGSQKKTLEEPVSTEKNIG; from the exons TACAGAACTTGGCGAGGTCAGTGAAATGAGTGCCTTGATTAGGCAGAAGAGACAGGAATTGGAACTGTCCTGGTTTCCTCATATGTCACCTGGAGCTGGGAG aATTGGTTTTATACCCTGGAATATTGAAACACAAGTGCTTCCTCTCATCTCTCCTGTGTTGCCAAGAACTATTTTTCCAACCAGTACCATATCTTTAGAAAATCTTG GTACCTCTTGCAAGGGATATGCATTAGCACATACtcaagaaggagaggagaagaagcaAACTTCTGGCACATCAAACACCAGAGGAACAAGACGAAAACCTGCAGCAACAACTCCTACCAGGAGATCGACACGTAACGTGAGAGCTGAAGCAGCCGGTCAGTCTCAGAGGTCCCCAGTATCAAATAATTCTGGGTGCGATGCTCCAGATAACAGCAGTCCATCTGTAAGCATTCCCTCTTCAGCTGCATCAGAAAAGCAAACAAGACAGGCTCCAAAACGGAAGTCtgtaagaagaggaaggaaaccacctttattgaaaaagaaacttCGGAGCTCTATACCTCCCCCTGAAAAATCATCTTCCAGTGATTCAGTAGATGAAGAAACAGCAGAATCTGACACACCACCTGTGATAGAGAAAGAGCACCAATCAGATGTAGAAAGTGGTAACAGTTGTACTGTACAGGCAAGTGTAGAAAATGTGTCTGCTGATAACTTGAAAAGTTGCAATGAACAGGTAGAAGAAAGTGAGGAACATACTGAGAACCATGATCCAGAGGAAGCAGTGGAATCTTCATATTCTGAGTCTCATACCCAAGATCCTCCTGAACTagttgaagaggaagaggaaactcAAAAAGTTGAGAATACAAGTATAGAGGCTAATGTTTTATGTTTAGTAAGTGAGACTCctgaaaatatttctggaaaaggaGGTGATCTATTGGAAAATCAAGACCAAACATCTGGACCTTCAGAATCAGAGGTAAAGGCAGATAAATGCACAGATGATCATTCAAATGATTTTCTTACATGTTCAGGGTCTGAAATTGAATTACATGAACCTGTACCAAGCTTAGGTGAGTTCCCAGAGAATGCAGTCTCTGTGGTTAATGAAGAAAAAGTTATGGAGAATCCTGTAGTAGAAGTTATTGATCATAAAGATTCAATAGTAAAAACAGAACAGCTTGTAGACAGCCCCACATTAGAATCTTCTGAGAGTAAAATTATACAGACAGCGGACAAAAAATCCATAGAGAGTTCAGAGGTTCAATTGCTTGGGCACGTTGAAACGGAAGATGTAGAAATAACTACAGCCTGTGATACTTCAGAGAATGAAAATTTCAATAGTATGCAAGACTCTAGAAgtaatttattacaaaataatcttAACACCAAATTAGACAAATGTTCAGGAGAAAAGACTGAATCTCCTAATGAACATTCCAGATCTGCAGAATTGCCTCATACACACATTGAACAAATTCAGAAGCATTTTAATGAGGACAATAATGAAATGATACCGATGGAATGTGATTCGTTTTGCAGTGACCAGAATGAATCTGAAATTGAACCTTCTGTAAATGCTGATACTAAACAATTGAATGAAAATTCTGTGGAGCAGAGTTCTCAAAATAATATGCTGTCTTCTGATCCTGCAAATGAAAAAGTTGAAACTGTATCTCAACCATCTGAAAGCCCAGTAGATGTGATAGAGAAAGTCAAAAAACCTCGTACCCGAAGATCTAGATTTCACTCCCCATCTACAACTTGGTCTCCCAACAAAGACACTGCACGAGAAAAGAAGCGGTCTCAGTCTCCATCTCCCAaaagagaaactggaaaagaaagtAGGAAGTCTCAATCACCATCTCCCAAGAAAGAATCTTCAAGAGGACGTAGAAAATCTCGTTCTCAGTCCCCGAAACAGGATATCGTAAGAGAAAGGAGACGATCTCAGTCTCGATCTCCAAAAAGAGATAGTATGAGGGAAGGCAAGAGATCTGTATCACTCTCCCCCAAAAGAGACACTTCTAGAGAAAACAGAAGATCTCAGTCAAGAGTGAAAGATTCCTCTCCAAGGGAAAAGTCCAGGTCtcggagcagagaaagagaaagtgatagAGATGGGTCAAGGAGAGATCGagatagagaaaggagaaccagAAGATGGTCTAGATCCAGATCTCGTTCTCGGTCACCATCAAGATCTAGAACAAAAATTAAGAGTTCATCATTTGGTAGAAATGACAGAGACACTTATTCTCCTCGGTGGAAGGAAAGATGGGCAAATGATGGTTGGAGATGTCCACGAGGAAATGATCGGTACAGAAAGAATgacccagagaaacagaatgaaaatacaagaaaagaaaaaaacgacATCAGTTCAGATGCTGCTGATGATCCAAATTCTGCCGACAAACATAGAAATGACTGTCCCAGTTGggtaacagaaaaaataaattctgggccCGATCCAAGGACCAGGAATCCAGAAAAGTTAAAAGATTCTCactgggaagaaaacagaaatgaaaattcagggaATTCTTGGAATAAAAACTTTGGTTCAGGTTGGATGTCTAACCGTGGTAGAGGTAACCGTGGCAGAGGCACTTACAGAGGTGGTTTTGCCTACACAGATCAAAATGAAAATCGGTGGCAAAACCGAAAACCCCTCTCAGGGAATTCAAATAGTTCAGGGAATGAGTCTTTTAAGTTTGTGGAACAGCAACCCTATAAGCGGAAAAATGAGCAAGAGTTCTCATTTGATACACCGGCAGATAGATCTGGGTGGACATCTGCATCTAGTTGGGCGGTGAGAAAGACTCTACCAGCAGATGTACAAAATTATTATTCACGACGAGGGAGGAATTCTTCGGGTCCACAGTCTGGATGGATGAGACAAGAAGAGGAAACAACTGAACAAG atTCTAACCTAAAAGACCAAACCAACCAACATGGAGATGGTTCTCAGCTACCTATAAATATGATGCAACCACAGATGAATGTAATGCAGCAACAGATGAATGCACAACAACAGCCTATGAATATCTTCCCATATCCAGTGGGTGTTCATGCTCCTTTGATGAACATCCAGCGCAATCCATTTAACATTCATCCTCAGCTACCCTTGCATCTGCACACAGGAGTGCCTCTCATGCAGGTAGCTGCTCCTACCAGTGTATCTCAGGgactcccaccaccaccaccccctcccccaccatcccaGCAAGTCAGCTACATTGCTTCACAGCCAGATGGAAAGCAATTGCAG GGTATTCCTAGTGCTTCTCATGTAAGTAGCAACATGAGTACACCAGTCTTGCCTGCTCcaacagcagccccaggaaatttGGGAACAGTTCAAGGACCAAGTTCTGGTAATACTTCGTCATCAAGTCACAGCAAATCCTCTAATGCTGCTGTAAAATTAACAGAAAGCAAAGTAAGTGTTACAGTGGAAGCCAGCGCAGATAGCTCGAAGACAGACAAG AAATTACAAATCCAAGAAAAAGCAGCACAGGAGGTAAAATTGGCCATTAAGCCGTTTTACCAAAATAAAGATATCACCAAGGAAGAATATAAAGAGATTGTGCGGAAAGCAGTAGATAAA GTTTGTCATAGTAAGAGTGGAGAAGTAAATTCTACTAAAGTGGCAAATCTGGTTAAAGCCTATGTAGACAAATACAAATATTCACGgaaaggaagccaaaagaaaACTCTGGAAGAACCTGTGTCTACCGAAAAAAACATAGGTTGA